From the candidate division KSB1 bacterium genome, the window ATGCCGGAAATTCGTGACAAAGTTGAATGCAAAATCGATTGGGATCGCCGCTACCAGTTGATGCGCACGCATACGGCCATGCACATTTTATGCGGGGTTATCTGGCGCGATTTTGGGGCAAAAGTGACGGGCGGCAACATGGAACCTCTGAAAGCACGCATGGATTTTGAGTTTGAGGCGATGTCTGCGGATTTCGCAGAAAAGGTAGAGGAGCTAATCAACAAAGAAATCGTTGCTGCACGGCCGGTTCAAGTTAACATTCTTCCTAGAGAAGAGGCATTTAAAATCCCGGATTTAATTCGCACTAAAATTAATCTCTTGCCGGAGGGAATTCAACAGGTGCGCACGGTTGAGATCGTAGGCTTGGATTTGCAGGCGGATGGCGGCACGCACGTCGCGAACACTGAAGAAGTAGGCCGAATCAAGGTTGTCGGACACGAGAGTAAAGGGAAAATCAATAAAAGGTTGAGGATTGAGGTTGGTGAAACTTGAGGATAGAGGATCGAAAATAGAAAGTGACTCAGGAATCTTCGATTTTGTAATTCACCTGTATTTCACCGGTGTTGATTTTTCTGCTGAAGTACTTTTTCAGATAAATTTTAACAAAAGCACGTGAGAAGGGCAGGAGCAGGGCAAAGCCAAATGCATCCGTGATTAGGCCAGGCGTGAGCAGCAAAAGAGCACCAGCGAGGACCAGAGCACCGTCGATGAGACTGTCCCCGGGAAGCTGGCCGGAGGCGAGTTCATTTTGAATGCGGCTGATAATTCCAAACCCCTCGGAACGCGCCAGCGCAGCGCCGATAAATCCGGTTAAAACGACAATGGCGATGGTATTCCAAAGCCCGATCTTTTGCCCGATTTCAATGAGCAGTGCAAGCTCAATCAAGGGAACCAGGGTAAACAGTAACAGAAGACGGATGAACATTTATAAACCTCGAATTTAAACCAATAAAAAATTATTCACCGCAGAGTGCGCAGAGACAAAAATTTTATTAAATTTTACTTAAAAGAACTCTGCGTTCTTAGCGTGCTTTGCGGTTATGAATTAACCAAGTTAAACACTCTAACGAAAAATAAGTCAACTAAGATTCATTCGCAACCAGTTTTCCATTTCATGAACAAAAATTCTTTTGTTTTTTTCCTAATCGTTTTAGGTTTGGCCTGTGAAAATCCGTTTAGCACCCGGAAAGCAGAGCTCCCCGACATTCAAAATCCTGCCACTTTTATTTCTCCTACCGACCCTGAGACTGTTTTCCTTAATCTTCAGTTCGCTGTTCGCGAGCGAAATGTCGAAAACTATATTTTAAGCTTTGTCGACTCGACGCTATCTCAACAACAATTTACTTTTGTGCCGGATCAGGGGGTAGCAGCAGCAAATCCCGGCACGTTTGCAGATTGGAGTTTAGAAGATGAACGGCTTTATTTTATTCAGTTGCTGCGAGAGACCCCAACTGATTCGGTGCATAGTTTGAGTTTTGCTGAAGAGAGTAGCTCCGAAATATCCGGAATGGCAACATTCACCCAGAATTACGAATTGATTTTCAAACATTCACTCACGGGAAACACACCTACA encodes:
- a CDS encoding alanyl-tRNA editing protein; translated protein: MTELLFQTDSYLKETKATVTAIEDGAVILDKTIFYPGGGGQPADQGKLLCKGYVSRIEKVKKLGDKVLHWPEGPMPEIRDKVECKIDWDRRYQLMRTHTAMHILCGVIWRDFGAKVTGGNMEPLKARMDFEFEAMSADFAEKVEELINKEIVAARPVQVNILPREEAFKIPDLIRTKINLLPEGIQQVRTVEIVGLDLQADGGTHVANTEEVGRIKVVGHESKGKINKRLRIEVGET
- a CDS encoding FxsA family protein; translated protein: MFIRLLLLFTLVPLIELALLIEIGQKIGLWNTIAIVVLTGFIGAALARSEGFGIISRIQNELASGQLPGDSLIDGALVLAGALLLLTPGLITDAFGFALLLPFSRAFVKIYLKKYFSRKINTGEIQVNYKIEDS